GTTTGGTAATCGCCGATTTTTTGATAACCGTTTAGATGGCGTTCTGCGTGATAGTGAAGCCAATGATGGCGGTGCGGTTTATCTGATCCAACTGCAAGAACTTGACCTGATTAAAGAGCAACTGGGTGAGGAAGCCAGTGCCGAGTTGGTTTCCCAATTCAGTAATATACTCGGGCAGCTTCTGGCTGGTTATAACGATACAGTGATAGCCCGGCGTTCCAGCGCGGATTTTGCCGCATTAGTGCCTAATTTGATGCCTCGAGAGGTGGAAGATCTTGCCAATAAACTGCAACGGGGTCTGCGTCGCTTAGCTGTACCGGAAATTGTCGACCGCGAGTGCTTTATTCATATTGGTGTGGCTTTGTTTGCTCAGGGAGATGAAGGCTATCAGGTGCTTTCAGAAGCCGATATGGCACTACGGGCTGCGCAACTGCAGGGCCCAAGCTGCTGGTTTATGTATGACCGCGGAGTGATCGAACGAGGTCATGCTTTAGGCTCGGTACGTTGGCGTGCTCTTTTAGAGAATGCGATTGCCCGACGTACCTTTGTCATGTTTACTCAAAGTGCCGTTACCAGCTCAGCCAGTCGGATCCATCACCATGAGGTGTTGACTCGGGTGCGTGATGATAAAGGCCAGCTGGTGAGCGCAGGGGTGTTTTTGCCTATGGCGTCTCGCTGCGGGCTATTGCCAAAAATTGACCGCATTATTATCGAGCAGTTGATAAAGCTACTTGAGTATGAAAAAGCCGATACCGAGCGTTGCAGTATCAATTTGTCCTGTGACTCATTGATGAATGATGAGTTCATGACGTGGTTACTCGCCACGTTGGACAGCCACCCAGCGATCGCACATCGCATTATCATTGAAGTCTCTGAATACCACGTCAGTCACCATCAAGATGATATACAGGCGCCTCTGCTAAAGCTTCAGCAAACAGGCTGCCAGTTGTTGGTTGATCGGGTTGGGCAGACTGTGGTGGGAAGTCACTACATCAACAAGCTAAAGATTGACTACCTGAAACTGCACCACAGTATCGTCAGAGATATCCAAAACAGGCCTGAAAATCAGCTATTTGTCCGCAGTTTGTCCGGTAGTTTGGAGGAGCAAAAAGTGCATATTTTTGCGCTGGGTGTGGAGACCGAAGCGGAATGGCGCACCTTGCGAAATCTTGGTGTCTACGGTGGCCAAGGCCACTTCTTTTCTGAATCACTGGAACGGGTTGCTGAGTGTACCGAAAGCAGCTAATTTGGCTTAGTGTTGGGCATCTGAAATAGCCCGCGGTAAGCCAATCCGGCCAGGCCTTGTAACCCGCCAGTATGCAGAAAAATAATTTTGTGACCGGCGGGGAAATAGCCCTCTTTAATTAAACTCATCAGTGCTAAAAACGCTTTGCCGGTATAGACAGGTTCAAGCGGGATAGGGCAATGTTGCGCCAGTTCAATCAACTCCTGTTGCAGTGTTGCTGGGACTTTTCCGTACCCCCCTGCGCTGTAACCATGCAGCAGCTGCCAGTGACTCGGCGCTGCTTGGTAGTGTGGCGCTTGCTCCGCGACTAACCGCTGAATACGTGCTGCCAAACTGTTGTCTTTTACCACAGGTATGCCAAGCAGTTGGTGTTTTCCCTGATCAGCGGCAATGAGCCCGGCAAGCGTACCTCCCGAGCCAACAGCGGTGATCAAGCTGTCATATTCAATATCTATTTCTGTCAGGATCTCGCCAACGCCGGGCAATGCTAAGGCATGACTACCGCCCTCAGGCAAAATCAGCGTATTGCGATGTTGGCGTTGCAGTTGCTCAAGATATTCCGGTTCATGTCTGCGCCGATAGGTTTGGCGATCGACAAAGTGTAATTTCATCCCCAGCTCAGCGGCGCGTTTGAGTGTCGGGTTGGCGGCATCCGGCTCGCCGCGAATAATGCCGGTGGTGGTAAATCCAAAGTGGTGACCGGCTGCCGCCAGCGCAGCAATATGATTGGAGAAGGCACCACCAAAACTGAGCAGATGCGTCAGCTCCCTTTCTGCGGCGTAGAGCAAGCCATACTTTAATTTACGCCATTTATTACCGGAAATTTCCCCATGGATTAGATCATCGCGCTTGCAATAGAGGGTGATGCCATGGCGCTGACACAGTGGTAATGGCACCGGCATCAGTGGTGAAGCCTGTGCTAGATCTCTTAATTTTGCGTGAACATCGTCAATTTTTGCCACAGGCACAACAGTTTAGGCTATTAGTTCATTGATAAGCGGGGCGTTTAAGCGATAATCCTAAACTATACAGCGCAAGCTGTAACCTATGATAAAGGCCCGCAGAGGCCGCAAGGGAGATATGAATGCCGCTCGGTCGTTTGTTTGGCCGCAAGGCGTCCGGAGAACGTATCGGTATTAGGGTCAGCAATGATACGTTAACTCTGTGCCGCTTTCGCGCCGGAGCACCTCATACCATATCCGCGGAGAGTTTGAGTTATCGCTCAGACATCACTTTTGAGCAAACGCTTGCCACGGGCGAAGCGCTGCCCCCTAACGCCAGTGACTGCCAGCTGGTGGTGGGACCTAGTTACTATCACATCGTGCAAGTTGATCGCCCAGCAGTCGATGACGCAGAGATCGCTCAAGCGCTCTCTTGGGCGATCAAAGATCTGGTGCCTATCGCACCCGAAAATATGATCCTCGATTACTTCGAACTGCCGGTGCAGCCTGCCGGAGCCAATAAGCTCAATGTGGTTTGTGCCGATATTCAAGTGCTCAAGCCAATGGTTGATGGCATACACGCGGCTAAGCTGCCGTTAAGCGGCATCGCGGTTGATGAGCTGACGTTGCCAAAACTGTTTCCAGTGACCGACGAAGCGCAACTGCTGTTAGTGCAACAGGCAAATGAAGAGCTGCTGCTGTTAATTGTGAAGCAGGGGATGTTGTTTTTCTCAAGACGTATTCGTGGCTATGACCTGCTGGTGTCGATGACTGGCGAAGAGCTAAGAGCCGGTGTTGTTGATAATTTGAGCTTGGAAGTTCAGCGTTCGTTGGATTACTTTGAAAGCCAGTTAAGACAAGCGCCAGTGAAACAGATAGTGGTCGCTTTGCCGGGTGACAATACCCCGTTGCTCCTTGAGTTAATGTCTGCCAATTTCTTTATTCCCGTGGTCACCTTCGAGCCTGAAGTGGCGATCTCTGCCAATTTGAACAGCGGTGAGTTACTCAGTTTTGCTGGGGTATTTGCTGCCGGCATGGGGGACGAATGAAGCAACATATCAATCTTTATGTTGATGCCTTACGACCGCAAAGAGAGTCGTTGTCATTGCCGGTTGTGCTGGTGTTTTGGTGTCTCTCTATTTTGTTTATTGCCGGGAGTGCCATCTGGTTGAATTCCCGTTTGGCTGACGCGCAATATCAACTGTCGATGACACAGATGACCAACAAACAACTCAATCAGCAGCTGGCGGCATTGACCCAGCAGCTGCAACAGCGACAGCCATCCAGCAACTTGGTGCGGAAAAAAGAGTTGGTAACCGCCGAACATAAAGTGAAAACCCATTTACTACGTGAGCTAAGTAACCGTGAACCGCTAAAGAATCAGGGGTTCTCACAGTTGATGTTGGAGCTAGCTAAGCACCACGATGATGATGTCTGGTTGAGTGGTATAAAAGCCAGCGAAACTAATCTGGCTTTGACCGGCTTCACCCGCACGTCGAAAGCTGTACCCCGTTGGGTGCAGGGGTTCCACCAAGGGCCAAGATTGCAAAAGGCCGGGTTCGCTTCGCTGTCTATGAGTCGAGATGAAAATCAGCGCTTGCTGTTTACTCTCAGCAGCTTACCGGGAGAGAGTGAATGAGCCAGTGGCAGCAGTTACTTACGCGCTATCATGGATTAAGCATCCGGGAACGGGTGCTCATTCTGGTTTCTGGGTTAGTGTTGGTGCTTTTCGGTGGCTACAGCCTATTTGTCGATCCTGCCTATCTTCAGTTGCGAAAAACTCAGGCCAATATGGTCAAGGCGCTTGATGAACAGTCTCGTACCCAGACTCAGATCGCCGATATTGAGATCCGCCTAAGCAAGGATCTGAATGAGCTATTGACGCAAGAGATTGAGGAAGCAGAGCTTGCTATTCGCAAACTCGACCAGCAGTTAGAAACGCAAACCGTTGATTTGGTGCCAGCCTACCGGATGGCCGCCGTGTTGGAACAGGTGCTGGATAAAGGCAAAGGCGTGAAGCTGTTGGCGCTGACTTCTAAAACACCGATCCCGATGCTGGATCTGGTGGATGATTCCGGTCAGCAGATAAACCTCTATCAACATGGTATTGAGTTACAGCTCGAGGGGCGTTACTTCGATTTGATGCGTTTTATTGCCGAGGTGGAGGGGCTGCCGACACGTTTTTACTGGAAGAGCTTTAATTACCAAGTGGGTACGTATCCAAAAGCCCAACTGGTGATTGAGCTGTTTACCCTCAGTACCAGCCGAACATTTATCGGGAGCTAGGATGAAACGACTGTTTTTTAGCTTACTGATCTGCGCTTCATCGCTGGCGATGGCTGCCACTGAATTGAAGGATCCGACGCGTCCACCCGGACAGCAGAGAGCCGCCGTTGGCGGTGGGCAACAGGCTGCAAAACCTTCCTCTTTGCAGCTGCAACAGATTTTATTTCAAGATGAGCAAAGCTTGGTCATTATTAATGGCCAGCAATTGCGCACAGGACAGAAGATCCGTGGATACACTGTCGGGAAGATATCGGCCAATCAGGTTGAACTGATCCGCGGAGATAAGCGCGTTAAGTTGACTCTGTTTACTACGGTCAAACAGGCGTCGAAATAGGAAAAGTGAACATGCTGATGAAGCGAAGTGTTATTGCGATTTGTGGGTTAGGCCTGTTATTGGGCTGCGAAACGACGCCAAAACTGGCCCATACCGAGCAAAAACAAGCCATTAAGGAAGCGATTGATAATAACCGGCAAAATGAACAAGCGGATATAGAAACCACCGCGCCGCCGGCGGATGTGATGGCTGAATTGATGCCCGAGACCCAACCTGCCGCCCCGACCTTGGCAGGGGAGGCGTTACTGCAGGAGCGCCGTTTCGAGATCAGTGCCGATGGCGTTCCAGCGCGACAGTTTTTTGCCAGCTTGGTCGATGACTCCTCGTACAGCGTGGCTGTTCACCCTGATGTGGTGGGGGATATTACCTTACACCTGAAAGATGTCACTCTGGCTGAAACGCTCGATGTGGTGACAGATATATACGGCTACGATGTTCGACGCAGTGGCAAAGTGCTGAATATTTTCCCCGCCGGTATGCGAACCGAAACATTTTCCCTTGATTACCTGTTTATGACCCGTGACGGCGAGTCGCGGACGACCATCCTGACCACGCGTCTGACCGATGATGATGACAGTAATAGCAACAGTGATAGTTCAGGTGGCAGTGACAGCTATAGTGATTCCAGCGGTTCTGACAGTAACAGCCAGGGCTTAAGTGGCACGCTCATCCACACTAAGAGCCAAACGGATTATTGGACGGAGCTGACGACAATCTTGAATTCTCTGGTAGGAGATGGCACCGGACGGAAGGTGATTGTGAGCCCGCAATCCGGTTTGGTGACGGTTCATGCCTATCCTGAAGAGCTGCGCAAGGTCAGTGATTACTTGGCACGTTCGGAAGAAACGTTACAACGACAGGTTCTGCTGGAAGCTAAAATTATAGAGGTGACGCTGAACGATGATTTCCAGCAGGGGATCAACTGGGAGCGAGCGGTTAGCCATATAGGTAGCACCGATTTCAACTTCACCAATACAGCGGCGACGCTGGGTAACGAACTCACCACCAACTTGGGCGGTATCGTTAATCTTAGTTTTTCGAACAGTGATTTCAGTGGTGTTATCTCCCTGCTCTCAACGCAAGGGGAGGTGAACGTGCTGTCCAGTCCACGGATCTCTGCGTCCAACAACCAAAAGGCGCTAATTAAAGTGGGGACGGATGAGTATTATGTTACTGATGTGTCTACCACCACAGTGACTGGCACCGCGACCTCAACCACGCCTGATATCGAACTGACCCCGTTTTTTAGCGGTATCTCCCTTGATGTGACCCCGCAGATCGATGAAGACGGTACCGTTTTATTGCACGTTCACCCATCGATCACCGACGTGACTGAAGAGAACAAAGTGATTGTGTTTGGCGGCGACACCATCGATCTGCCGCTGGCGGTGAGCGATATTCGGGAAACCGATACAGTGATTAAAGCGCACAGTGGTGACGTGGTAGTCATTGGTGGTTTGATGACCTCATTGACAGGGTATACCGACTCTAAGGTGCCGCTGTTAGGTGATATTCCGTTTATGGGTGAGTTCTTCACTAATAAACGTGAGTTTTCGTCAAAAGCTGAGTTGGTTATCTTGATTAAGCCAACCTTGCTGACCCGTGAAAGCTCCACCAAGGAGTTAGAGCGCTCCTCGGAATTGTTAGAGCGTTGGTATCCTGAGCCGGAGAAAGAATTCTGAGGTATGTACCTTTATCATTTTGGCCTGCGTGAGCTGCCGTTCACCCTTACGCCTAATACGGAATTTTTTTATGGGCTGCCAGCGCATCAGGAAGCGCTGGCGACGCTACTGACAGCTTTAAAAACCGGTGAAGGTTTTATCAAAGTGGTGGGCGAGGTCGGAACGGGTAAGACGCTGATCTGTCGTAAACTGCTTAACGATCTACCTGAGCATTTTGTTACCGCCTATATCCCGAACCCTTATCTGTCACCGGAAGAGTTAAGAGTGGCGGTCGCCACTGAGCTCGGGGTGAGGACGACAGGCAAACCAGACCAGCAACAGCTCACTCAACGCATTCAAGACAAACTTCTGCAGTTGCATCAGCAAGGGCATTCCGTCGTGTTGATCTTGGATGAAGCACAAGCGCTGCCAAAGGAAAGTCTGGAGGCGCTACGCCTGTTTACTAACTTGGAAACAGAACGCCGTAAGCTGCTGCAAGTGGTGTTATTTGGCCAGCCTGAACTTGATCAGCGCTTGGCAGGTGACGAACTGCGGCAGCTGCGCCAACGTATCACTTTTTCTTACAACCTGCGGCCATTGAACGCCAGCGAAGTGCACCAATACATCGTTTATCGTTTGCGGGTGGCGGGGAATAAGTCGGCGGATTTGATCACGACCAATATCGCTAAACAGATCCATCGTGGCAGCCGAGGGATCCCTCGATTGATCAATGTGCTTGCGCATAAAGCGCTGATCCTCGCTTATGGTCAGGGGCGCCACTACCTGCTGGCAAAGGATGTTAAGGCGGCTATTCGAGATACGGAAGAGGCATCTACGGGCAGTGGACTGTGGCGCTGGCTGTGCATGGCTTCGGTCTCTGTCGTGGCTCTGCTTTGGGGTGTCAGCAGCGGAGATTGGTTATGAGTGTGATCAATCAGATGCTCAAAGATCTGGAAAAGCGTGAGCAACATGCTCCGGTCAGTGCGACGTCACCGTTGGTGTCTGGCGGACGGGTTGAACGACCACCAGAAAACCTCAATTTTCGCTGGTTGGCCGCTGTTTTCTTGCTTGTGCTGCTTTTGCTTGCAGGGGGATGGTGGTTATTTGCGGGCAATTTCTCACTACCGAGCACCCCGGCAACTGAGGTTGCCGAGCCTACAGCTGTTGTCCAGTCCACAAAGATGCAAGGGAAGCCCGTGTTAGCTGGCGATAACCTTGCTGGAAAATCTGAACCGCAACAGCCTCTGACCGTCGTCGATGCAGCGGATCGCCTGTCGATGGTGGCGCAACAAAATGTGCCTCTTATGGTTGAACAGCCCACCGAAGATCCCGTGCGGCCGCAAGCTGATCTACCGGTAGCGAAAGCAAAGCCACAAGCAAAACCCGAAAAAATGCCGGATGACAAAGCAGTTGCTGTCGTTGTACCTAAAGCTGAGCCTGTCACTGAGACTAAAGCGGTGGTTGCACCCGCGCCAGTTGTGGCCGAACCGCCAAAAGCACCCAAAGTGATGGCGATCAAAGAGGTGCGTCTTAGTCAGGGTGAATTGGCAGCGGCGAAATTTCGCAAAGCCGAAGCGCGCATTGAGGCGGGAGATATTAGCGGAGCCCAAGACTTATTGCGTCAAGTGTTGGCGATTAAGCCTGATCAGGCAAAGGCGCGAGCGCGCTTAGCAAGCCTCTATTATGGCCAAAAGAATTCGGGCAAAGCGGCGGAAATATTGAGTGAAGGGCTAAAGGTACAGCCTGGTAACGTAGAGTTTCGCTTGATGCTGGCACGTATTTTTCAGCAAGGAAAAAATGAACGCCAAGCATTGGCGTACCTCAATCAAGGGCCACTGCCTGCGGCTGAAGATGTTGATTTTCATGCGTTGCGCGGTGCCTTGGCTCAACAGTTAAAACAGTATGCCGATGCGGTGAGCAGCTATCGCTTGTTGGCGCAATACCAGCCAGAGCAAGGGCGCTGGTGGTTGGGATGGGGGATTGCCGCTGATGGGCTAAATGATACCCAGACCGCGCTGGCAGCATTTCAGCAAGCGTTAAAAAGCCGCAATTTGTCTGCCTCCGCAGTCAGTTATGCTAAGAAACGAATTCAACAATTGGGAGAGCTGTAATGGCGCAAGCGAAGTTACGCATGCGGTTAGGTGACTTGATGGTGCATGAGTCCATCATAACCGAAGAGCAGCTGACACAAGCGTTACAGGCGCAGCGCAGCGGTGGGCGCAAGCTGGGCGCGACCCTTATCGATTTGGGACACCTGACGGAAGAGCAGCTGCTGCAGTTCTTATCACAACAGCTCAATATTCCATTTATCGATCTACAGGATCTGCGTCTGGATCCAAAAATTGCCCAACTACTCCCTGAAGTACACGCTCGGCGTCATCGTGCGCTAGTGGTGCAGGATAAAGGGCAGAGTCTGTTGGTGGCAATGAGCGATCCGGCAGATCTTAGTGCGCAAGATGCCTTGGCGATGTTGTTGTCCAAGCCAATTGAGCTGGCAGTAGTCAAGGAAGCGCAGTTACTCGAGGCTTACGATCAACTTTATCGGCGGACGGCAGAGATCGCCTCATTTGCCAACCAATTGGGCGAAGAGTACTCACAGACTGAAGATTTCAGCCTTGGTGGTGATGGCGATGAAGAGGGTGAAAGCTCGACGGTCGCGCGCTTGTTACAGTCTATTTTTGAAGATGCGGTGCAGGTGCGTGCATCGGATGTGCATTTAGAGCCGGATGAAAACGCGTTGCGGATCCGCCAGCGGGTGGATGGCCTGTTACAGGAAAATATTCTCGAAGAGTCGCGTATTGCTGCGGCCTTGGTGCTGCGTCTTAAGTTGATGGGGGGGCTGGATATTTCGGAAAAGCGCCTGCCCCAGGATGGCCGCTTTAACATTAAGGTGCGTGGTCACTCCATCGATGTACGTGTCTCTACCATGCCGGTGCAGCATGGCGAGTCGGTGGTGATGCGTTTGCTGGATCAATCCGCTGGCCTGCTGAGTATGGAACAAACCGGATTACCGGATGACCTATTGCGGCGGCTGCGCCATCAGTTGAAACGCCCTCACGGCATGATCCTAGTGACCGGGCCGACGGGTAGCGGTAAGACCACCACTTTGTACGGTGCGCTGAGCGAATTAAACGAACCGGGGAAAAAGATCATTACGGTGGAAGATCCGGTGGAATACCGTCTGCCACGGATTAATCAGGTACAGGTGAATAGCAAGATCGGTTTGAGTTTCTCTCAGATCCTGAGAACCACCTTACGTCAGGATCCCGACATCATCATGGTGGGGGAGATGCGGGATCATGAAACCGTTGAAATTGGTTTACGGGGTGCCTTAACCGGTCACCTGGTGTTAACCACACTGCATACTAACGATGCGGTGACCTCAGCACTGCGTTTGATCGATATGGGCGCGGCTGGTTACTTAGTAGCCAGTGCCTTGCGGGCGGTGGTGGCACAGCGTTTGGTGCGGCGGATCTGTGACAATTGCGGCAAGCCTCATGCTTTAAATGACAGTGAAAAAGTGTGGTTGGAAGGGCTGTCAGGCTTCTCACTGACCGACAAAGTGTTCCATAAAGGGGTCGGGTGTCAGTCCTGTAATTATACCGGTTATCGTGGTCGGATCGGTGTGTTTGAGCTACTTGAGCTGGACGATGCCATGATGGCGGCGTTACGCCAAAGCGACCCACAGCAGTTTGCACTGGCGGCGAAGCGCAGCAAGGGCTTTAAGCCGTTAGCTGAAGCGGCGTTGGATTATGCGTTTGCCGGTATCACCACCGTTGATGAGGTGCTCAGACTGGCAGAGCATGTTGAACATATCCCCGAGGCGGTGAAGGTCACCGCCGATGCAGTGGAAGGTTAACTAGACGCCTATGCCAACTTTCGAATACCGAGGACGAGACAGCCGGGGTGGCGAAGTTAAGGGGCAGATTGATGCTGCGAATGCCGGTGCTGCTGCTGATCTGTTATCGCAACGCCAGGTGATCCCACTACAGGTTAAGGCGAAAGCGGGCGCTGCAGAGGGCAGTAGTTTTGATATCAACGATCTGTTGCCGAGCAAGGTCAGCTTGGATGATCTGTCGCTGTTTACTCGTCAGATGTTCTCTCTGAGTAAGGCCGGGGTACCGATACTGCGAGCGATCAATGGGCTGGCGCAGTCATCGACATCAAAAGCACTGAAAGCGGCATTGAGTGATGTGGCGCAGGAGCTTGAGGGCGGGCGTACCATCAGTACCGCGATGAGCCAACATCCCAAAATTTTCAGTAAGTTGTTTGTCGCGATCGTCCATGTGGGTGAAAACACCGGCCGGTTGGAAGATGCGTTTAAGCAGCTTTCCGGCTATTTGGAACTGGAGATAGAAACCCGTAAACGGATTAAAACCGCGTTGCGTTATCCCAGTTTTGTGGTGATCGCCATCGTCATCGCTTTGGTCATTATGAATATCATGGTGATCCCAGCGTTCGCTGATATGTTCAAACAGTTTGGTGCCCAGCTACCCTTACCGACGCGGATTTTGATCGGCATGAGTAACTTCTTTGTCGAGTACTGGTGGGCGTTATTGCTCGGCGCTGTGACATTGGTGAGCGGTACGATTTACGCGATAAATACGCCCAAAGGGCGTTGGCGTTGGGACCGGTTTAAGCTGCGTATGCCGATTGTGGGCGATATTATCAATCGCTCTACGCTGGCCCGTTATGCCCGTAGCTTCTCGTTGATGTTGCAATCGGGTGTGCCACTTACCCATGCATTAAACTTAGTGGCTGATGCGGTCGATAATGAATTTATGGGGCAAAAGATCCGTGATATGCGGCAGGGGATTGAGCGTGGTGAAAGCCTGCTGCGCACCGCCAACAGTTCAGAGCTGTTTACCCCCCTAGTGATGCAGATGATTGCGGTGGGGGAAGAGACTGGACGTATAGATGAACTATTGCTGGATGCCGCCGAGTATTATGAGCGCGAAGTGGACTATGATTTGAAAACACTGACTGCGCGCATTGAACCCATTCTGATCGGTGTGGTCGCAGGCATGGTGTTGTTGTTGGCGCTGGGTATCTACCTGCCGATGTGGGACATGATGAGTGCCATGAAGGGGGGCTAAGGTGCCAGAAAATCGACAGCTGGATACCGAACGCCGCATGTTCTATTTTTTACCGGCTTTGGCGGTGATAATGGTGTTGGCGACCGTGTTGCTCAGCAGTCAAGATGATGCCAAGCGCGAGGTGGAAGACTCTGCGTTTAACCGTCTCACTAACAATTTTCTGGTGCGGTTAAACATGGTAAGAACCCAGTGGACTATCCACGGACGCCCGCCACAGCTGGAATTAGAGGGTACGCTTATGACCATGGGTAAGTTTGGTATTCCAGATCTGCGTACCTCCCATGGCAGTTATGATTGCCATCAGTTATGGCGGCTGATGTTGGCACAGCCAATGGAGATAAATCAGCGGCCGATCTCGGCCGTGGCGATGGTGGATCGGCGTTTGCATGGAGAATATTGCCGCTACCTGATTAGCGAGGAGCTGTACTTTGATGTTGATTTACGTCATGGAACCCTATCGCAACGGGCGGAAAAACTACGAGCCATCCAACAAAATGGCAATGAAGCGCTAGGCAAACAATTGAATTAGCTCTTACTATTAGGGCTGTAGTGATCCTTAATTTTGTTAACTAACAGGTAAATATGATGAAACAGCAACGCGGCTTCTCACTGATCGAACTTGTGATCGTCGTGATCATTCTGGGTATTTTGGCAGTGACCGCCTTGCCCAAGTTCCTCAATATCACGGATGAAGCTGAGGCGGCGAATATCGAAGGGATCGCAGGTGGTTTTGCTACCGGTGTTTCGCTAGTCAGAGCGCAATGGGAAGCAGAAGGCCGCCCCAATGAAAATGGTGTTAATCGAATTTGGTATGATGGCACTCAACTTTATCTTACATCAGAAGTTTTTGAGACTGTTTCACCTGGCTATCCCCTTAGCAAAACCTCAGTTTCTGTGCCGTCCGCCGTGGTTTGCCTTGATGTGTGGGATGGGATTCTTCAAAACCCACCAACGATAACTAACGATCCTGATGACTTAAATGATGTGAATCAAAAGAATGCGTTCCGTTATTTGGCAGTTACAGATGTAGATGGCAACGACACGCTATGTAATTTTTATTTAGTTACTACGCTCAATAAAGATGGAAATAATGAGTATGTACCTCCTGCCGATGAGACGGTAGGCAATAACTTCCAGTACGAACCGGCCACAGGGCGTGTGACCATTAATATTAATAACTAAGCTTAGTTAACTACTCCTGAGGTTTTAAGTATGAGAAAGCAACAAGGTTTTACCCTGATTGAGCTGGTCGTCGTGATCATTATTCTGGGGATTTTGGCAGTCACTGCCGCGCCTAAATTTATTGACCTGCAAGGCGATGCGCGAGAGTCAACCATGCAAGGTATGAAAGCGGCTTTGGAAGGGGCGTCTACGCTGACCTACAGTAAAGCGGCTATTGGTGGTATCGAAAAGAAAGCTGCGGCTTGCTTGGCGTTAAGTGGTACAGCGGCCGATCCTGATACTTGTACAGATGCAACGGCAACAGAAGTGAACGTTGTATATGGCTATCCAAAGGCTGCTACCGCGGATCTACAGAAAGTACTGGAAACAGTATTCGGTGACGGTTCAGGCGGTGAAGAGTGGGACATCGATTTGACTTTGACTGCGGACGCGGTGATCACTCTGTCGGGTACCGATGGCACTAACACTCCCGCGGATAAATGCCAAGTTGAGTATAACGAAGCGAACGATGCGAATAGTCGTCCTGTTATTGTGACTGAAACCGCTGGCTGCTAAAGCT
The Corallincola holothuriorum DNA segment above includes these coding regions:
- a CDS encoding MSHA biogenesis protein MshK, yielding MKRLFFSLLICASSLAMAATELKDPTRPPGQQRAAVGGGQQAAKPSSLQLQQILFQDEQSLVIINGQQLRTGQKIRGYTVGKISANQVELIRGDKRVKLTLFTTVKQASK
- a CDS encoding EAL domain-containing protein: MELSRKLQRAWTGSLLLSTVLVALLFASAALLHASQQRADQVAVIEGLLDTHFAESNEAEANHESLQPALALIDDLVFLTVKQSGHTIYQYPAGEDLATQGISVVRLRLPTHQKRWGLLGLKPLFISVFSSLWWLVALLVAVMVSSFAVLYAGRTSRQQMQGVALLQQRGEGILNGQAAQAEAGESPAAVSQALDQLQQQIKSAQQERSRFDQFIRDNTFTDLESGFGNRRFFDNRLDGVLRDSEANDGGAVYLIQLQELDLIKEQLGEEASAELVSQFSNILGQLLAGYNDTVIARRSSADFAALVPNLMPREVEDLANKLQRGLRRLAVPEIVDRECFIHIGVALFAQGDEGYQVLSEADMALRAAQLQGPSCWFMYDRGVIERGHALGSVRWRALLENAIARRTFVMFTQSAVTSSASRIHHHEVLTRVRDDKGQLVSAGVFLPMASRCGLLPKIDRIIIEQLIKLLEYEKADTERCSINLSCDSLMNDEFMTWLLATLDSHPAIAHRIIIEVSEYHVSHHQDDIQAPLLKLQQTGCQLLVDRVGQTVVGSHYINKLKIDYLKLHHSIVRDIQNRPENQLFVRSLSGSLEEQKVHIFALGVETEAEWRTLRNLGVYGGQGHFFSESLERVAECTESS
- the mshL gene encoding pilus (MSHA type) biogenesis protein MshL, whose translation is MLMKRSVIAICGLGLLLGCETTPKLAHTEQKQAIKEAIDNNRQNEQADIETTAPPADVMAELMPETQPAAPTLAGEALLQERRFEISADGVPARQFFASLVDDSSYSVAVHPDVVGDITLHLKDVTLAETLDVVTDIYGYDVRRSGKVLNIFPAGMRTETFSLDYLFMTRDGESRTTILTTRLTDDDDSNSNSDSSGGSDSYSDSSGSDSNSQGLSGTLIHTKSQTDYWTELTTILNSLVGDGTGRKVIVSPQSGLVTVHAYPEELRKVSDYLARSEETLQRQVLLEAKIIEVTLNDDFQQGINWERAVSHIGSTDFNFTNTAATLGNELTTNLGGIVNLSFSNSDFSGVISLLSTQGEVNVLSSPRISASNNQKALIKVGTDEYYVTDVSTTTVTGTATSTTPDIELTPFFSGISLDVTPQIDEDGTVLLHVHPSITDVTEENKVIVFGGDTIDLPLAVSDIRETDTVIKAHSGDVVVIGGLMTSLTGYTDSKVPLLGDIPFMGEFFTNKREFSSKAELVILIKPTLLTRESSTKELERSSELLERWYPEPEKEF
- a CDS encoding 1-aminocyclopropane-1-carboxylate deaminase/D-cysteine desulfhydrase, with product MAKIDDVHAKLRDLAQASPLMPVPLPLCQRHGITLYCKRDDLIHGEISGNKWRKLKYGLLYAAERELTHLLSFGGAFSNHIAALAAAGHHFGFTTTGIIRGEPDAANPTLKRAAELGMKLHFVDRQTYRRRHEPEYLEQLQRQHRNTLILPEGGSHALALPGVGEILTEIDIEYDSLITAVGSGGTLAGLIAADQGKHQLLGIPVVKDNSLAARIQRLVAEQAPHYQAAPSHWQLLHGYSAGGYGKVPATLQQELIELAQHCPIPLEPVYTGKAFLALMSLIKEGYFPAGHKIIFLHTGGLQGLAGLAYRGLFQMPNTKPN
- a CDS encoding PilN domain-containing protein, whose translation is MKQHINLYVDALRPQRESLSLPVVLVFWCLSILFIAGSAIWLNSRLADAQYQLSMTQMTNKQLNQQLAALTQQLQQRQPSSNLVRKKELVTAEHKVKTHLLRELSNREPLKNQGFSQLMLELAKHHDDDVWLSGIKASETNLALTGFTRTSKAVPRWVQGFHQGPRLQKAGFASLSMSRDENQRLLFTLSSLPGESE
- the gspM gene encoding type II secretion system protein GspM, yielding MSQWQQLLTRYHGLSIRERVLILVSGLVLVLFGGYSLFVDPAYLQLRKTQANMVKALDEQSRTQTQIADIEIRLSKDLNELLTQEIEEAELAIRKLDQQLETQTVDLVPAYRMAAVLEQVLDKGKGVKLLALTSKTPIPMLDLVDDSGQQINLYQHGIELQLEGRYFDLMRFIAEVEGLPTRFYWKSFNYQVGTYPKAQLVIELFTLSTSRTFIGS
- the pilM gene encoding type IV pilus biogenesis protein PilM; its protein translation is MPLGRLFGRKASGERIGIRVSNDTLTLCRFRAGAPHTISAESLSYRSDITFEQTLATGEALPPNASDCQLVVGPSYYHIVQVDRPAVDDAEIAQALSWAIKDLVPIAPENMILDYFELPVQPAGANKLNVVCADIQVLKPMVDGIHAAKLPLSGIAVDELTLPKLFPVTDEAQLLLVQQANEELLLLIVKQGMLFFSRRIRGYDLLVSMTGEELRAGVVDNLSLEVQRSLDYFESQLRQAPVKQIVVALPGDNTPLLLELMSANFFIPVVTFEPEVAISANLNSGELLSFAGVFAAGMGDE